Proteins encoded by one window of Bacillus sp. DTU_2020_1000418_1_SI_GHA_SEK_038:
- a CDS encoding ABC transporter substrate-binding protein: MPKKIVVFLFAMFVAVIVAGCGNEATNGKESKELIVVDWGGPYTEIHQEVVFKPFEEKYDVKVKVVTPPDVGKLKSMVESGNVEWDVVSVGDDFAIRGGREGLLEKLDFDVIKTDGLPEELVHDYAVPENTFSTVISFNTDTFPVDKHPTTWAEFFDTANFPGDRSLYNDPMWTLEAALLADGVEPENLYPLDVDRAFKKLDEIKSHVKVWWTAGAQPPEILATNQVPLSSSWAGRVIAAKTDGAAVDVDFNQGLILSNSWAVPKGAPNKDLAMKFIAFSLEPEQQAALSNKYDNAPANANAIELLTDESKVRLGLDDSTDLLQKQIYINTNWWVDNYEEVNERFRTWLLE; the protein is encoded by the coding sequence ATGCCAAAGAAAATAGTAGTTTTCCTATTTGCAATGTTTGTTGCAGTTATTGTAGCGGGCTGTGGAAACGAGGCAACAAATGGTAAAGAAAGTAAAGAACTAATAGTTGTAGATTGGGGAGGCCCTTATACAGAAATTCACCAAGAAGTTGTATTCAAACCATTTGAAGAAAAATATGATGTCAAAGTGAAAGTTGTAACACCGCCTGATGTAGGAAAATTAAAATCAATGGTGGAAAGTGGAAATGTTGAATGGGACGTTGTGAGTGTAGGTGATGATTTTGCCATTCGAGGCGGGAGAGAGGGTCTATTAGAGAAATTAGACTTTGATGTGATTAAAACAGATGGACTTCCAGAAGAGCTTGTTCACGATTATGCTGTTCCTGAAAATACATTTTCTACAGTGATTTCCTTTAATACGGATACATTCCCTGTAGATAAGCATCCGACAACATGGGCTGAGTTTTTCGATACAGCCAATTTTCCTGGAGATCGTAGCTTATATAATGATCCAATGTGGACGTTAGAAGCAGCTCTATTAGCTGATGGAGTAGAACCGGAAAATTTATACCCATTAGATGTCGACCGTGCATTTAAAAAGCTTGATGAAATAAAAAGTCATGTGAAAGTGTGGTGGACAGCAGGTGCGCAGCCACCAGAGATACTAGCGACAAATCAAGTGCCATTATCGAGTTCGTGGGCTGGCCGTGTTATAGCAGCCAAAACTGATGGGGCAGCAGTTGATGTAGATTTCAATCAAGGCCTAATTTTATCAAACTCCTGGGCAGTACCTAAAGGAGCACCAAATAAAGACTTAGCAATGAAATTTATTGCCTTTTCTTTAGAACCTGAACAACAAGCAGCTCTTTCAAATAAATACGACAACGCACCAGCTAATGCTAATGCAATAGAGTTGTTAACTGACGAATCAAAAGTCCGATTAGGTTTAGATGACTCCACTGATTTACTACAAAAACAGATATATATTAATACCAATTGGTGGGTTGATAACTACGAAGAGGTTAATGAACGCTTTAGAACATGGCTTCTAGAATAA